The following are encoded together in the Mesotoga sp. UBA6090 genome:
- a CDS encoding alkaline phosphatase family protein, translating into MESIYPGYDSTSIVNLSAAILKHFGAEVNSGVKGYSFTENGLNLEGIEKLVVFIVDAVGYYNLSKVLESNSFKYFNREDVRMLTSVFPSTTSSALTSIFTASVPGEHGILGYLQNMPEYGGLVNMIELTPYTQDRDNLTRLGFDPLKFNQRPTVFESLKEAGVRGYHLTSKSFVNTGLTRMHSRGGIARGVHGLGDMFEELDAILSSEERSNLTIVYWGLIDTYGHRYGPNSLSYISETALLFSTIERFFEDRAQHETAFLITADHGQIETPWEHEIWWSKFDPVFEQMYSMPGGEQRMSYIYSLDREKTRKKMEEEFGDYVEIIEPSEMDEIKLFGKPLTNTFRKRRGELITVSKGDYSLCFKYTGQEHSLKGRHGGLTPEEMLVPLILLRKD; encoded by the coding sequence GTGGAGTCCATCTATCCAGGATACGACAGTACTTCTATTGTGAACCTATCGGCAGCCATTCTAAAACACTTTGGAGCTGAGGTGAACTCCGGGGTGAAAGGATACTCTTTCACTGAGAACGGGCTGAATCTTGAAGGAATAGAAAAGCTTGTCGTGTTCATAGTAGATGCAGTCGGTTACTACAATCTCTCGAAAGTGCTTGAAAGCAACAGCTTCAAGTATTTCAACAGAGAGGACGTAAGAATGCTGACATCCGTCTTTCCTTCGACCACTTCGAGCGCCCTCACCTCGATATTCACCGCATCGGTACCGGGAGAACACGGAATACTGGGTTACCTGCAAAACATGCCGGAGTACGGCGGACTTGTGAATATGATCGAATTGACTCCTTACACTCAGGACAGAGACAATCTCACCAGACTGGGTTTCGATCCTCTTAAGTTCAATCAGAGACCCACCGTCTTCGAATCTCTCAAAGAAGCGGGCGTAAGAGGATACCACCTTACATCGAAGAGCTTCGTGAACACCGGCTTGACGAGGATGCATTCGCGCGGAGGTATAGCTCGGGGCGTCCACGGCCTCGGCGATATGTTTGAAGAGCTAGATGCAATTCTTTCATCTGAAGAACGCTCAAACCTGACCATTGTCTACTGGGGACTTATCGACACGTACGGCCACAGATACGGACCGAACTCTCTGTCGTATATTTCGGAGACCGCACTACTGTTCTCCACAATTGAAAGGTTTTTCGAAGACAGGGCACAACACGAAACAGCGTTCTTAATCACGGCCGATCACGGTCAGATTGAGACCCCCTGGGAACACGAGATCTGGTGGTCAAAATTCGATCCTGTCTTTGAGCAGATGTACTCGATGCCCGGAGGCGAGCAACGGATGTCTTACATCTATTCCCTCGACAGAGAAAAGACCAGGAAGAAAATGGAAGAGGAGTTTGGGGATTATGTAGAGATTATTGAACCATCGGAAATGGATGAGATAAAGCTCTTTGGAAAACCTCTGACTAATACTTTCAGAAAGAGAAGAGGCGAGCTAATCACTGTCTCTAAGGGCGATTATTCGTTGTGTTTCAAATACACCGGGCAGGAACACTCTCTCAAAGGGAGACACGGGGGACTGACTCCTGAGGAAATGCTTGTTCCGCTGATTCTTTTGAGAAAAGATTAA
- the tsaB gene encoding tRNA (adenosine(37)-N6)-threonylcarbamoyltransferase complex dimerization subunit type 1 TsaB, translating to MKYICFDTSSRTLLFSASNGRAVIDIRAHEIDRYGSMLAVIIKQSIENLKIEASELDFIGVGVGPGSLTGLRVGISTAKGMAFPFDLPTVQFNSLDILARAIDSERFAVLRRGREGHYYWREYRKGIPFGETGFTSSAELVSRIDASEIGLFLDGEIDPLFDDFRISKVERYDPSVMRDIAVDKFSAGDTTNYSSLAPMYLQKSIAEINWEKKKSEGER from the coding sequence ATGAAGTACATATGTTTCGATACTTCTTCAAGAACTCTACTTTTCTCTGCCAGTAACGGCAGGGCAGTTATTGATATCAGAGCGCATGAGATCGACAGATACGGCTCAATGTTGGCCGTAATTATAAAACAGTCCATAGAGAATTTGAAGATCGAGGCCTCGGAACTCGATTTTATCGGAGTTGGGGTCGGACCTGGTTCGTTAACGGGACTGAGGGTTGGAATCTCAACTGCAAAAGGAATGGCCTTCCCCTTTGATCTTCCCACCGTCCAGTTCAACTCTCTTGACATTCTTGCAAGGGCGATCGATAGCGAAAGATTCGCAGTCTTGAGACGCGGAAGAGAGGGGCACTACTACTGGAGAGAGTACAGAAAGGGAATTCCGTTTGGAGAGACGGGTTTCACAAGTTCCGCAGAACTTGTATCTCGAATCGATGCTTCAGAGATCGGGCTCTTCCTAGATGGCGAGATCGACCCCTTGTTCGACGACTTCAGAATTAGTAAAGTGGAGCGGTACGATCCCTCTGTAATGAGGGATATTGCGGTCGACAAATTCTCTGCAGGAGACACAACAAACTACTCCAGTCTGGCACCGATGTATCTTCAGAAGTCAATAGCCGAGATAAACTGGGAGAAGAAGAAGTCCGAAGGAGAGCGTTAA
- a CDS encoding YitT family protein, giving the protein MSRKTFLDYFLITVGSVLTAISIVSFMIPNNIIAGGVSGLAIIVFKVFGLWVGAQMFVYNIVLFLLAFVILGVGFGIKSIYSAVLMSLTVDILQRSKFPVFDASTTQDGFLLVAIYGGVIAGAGMGLVLWRGASTGGTDILAMIFSKYLSFSTGTGLLISDSLITMLAVVVFGPIAAMYGIITIFTTSKTIDGIIEGVGNTRTAFVISKESESIKNRIIKEMERGTTMLKATGGFSGEERPVLMVSIRRREIGQLRHIVKATDKRAFVIIVNNSEVFGEGFKNLT; this is encoded by the coding sequence GTGAGCAGGAAAACTTTTCTCGACTACTTTTTGATCACGGTTGGATCCGTACTGACCGCGATATCAATAGTGTCATTCATGATCCCTAACAACATTATTGCCGGCGGGGTTAGCGGACTGGCGATAATTGTTTTCAAGGTCTTCGGACTCTGGGTCGGTGCCCAGATGTTTGTGTACAACATTGTTCTCTTTCTTCTTGCCTTCGTGATTCTGGGAGTAGGTTTTGGAATAAAGTCAATATACTCTGCGGTGCTGATGTCCTTGACTGTCGATATCCTTCAGAGATCGAAATTCCCCGTTTTCGATGCCTCTACGACTCAAGACGGCTTTCTTCTGGTGGCAATCTACGGCGGTGTAATTGCAGGCGCGGGAATGGGGCTGGTTCTCTGGCGAGGGGCCTCGACAGGTGGTACAGATATCCTTGCCATGATATTTTCCAAGTATCTGAGCTTCAGCACGGGTACGGGTCTGCTGATCAGCGATTCATTAATAACTATGCTTGCGGTCGTTGTGTTCGGCCCAATAGCGGCTATGTACGGAATTATAACGATCTTCACCACTAGCAAGACAATAGACGGAATAATCGAGGGTGTGGGAAACACCAGGACGGCCTTTGTGATAAGCAAGGAAAGCGAATCGATCAAGAATCGAATCATAAAAGAAATGGAGCGCGGTACGACAATGCTGAAGGCTACCGGGGGTTTCTCCGGCGAGGAGAGGCCGGTACTTATGGTTTCGATAAGGCGAAGAGAGATCGGACAGTTGAGGCACATTGTGAAAGCTACAGATAAACGGGCCTTTGTGATAATTGTAAACAATTCTGAGGTCTTCGGTGAGGGCTTCAAGAATCTCACCTGA
- the dnaJ gene encoding molecular chaperone DnaJ, protein MAQSRKDYYEILGVSRNASDEDIRKAYRKLVKEWHPDAYKGSSKKDAESKFKEIQEAYEVLSDKEKRAMFDRFGYVGDPASFSRGSGRTPGNAGGNFDEVFGDFQDVFDVFFGGSRSGASNRSQGPRAVRGEDIHASVVIELRDVILGKKVVLEYDRNKVCQSCDGTGAEGGTSYRTCPTCNGSGYVKDEHRSFFGIFSNTHACNTCNGSGRIIDKRCGVCGGRGYEKERHKVSVTIPAGVENGATLRIGGHGNAGQNGGPYGDLYVSVRVEMPTEFRRSGNDLYVSKEIDYVEAALGTTTEVPLPEGGTETLKVPAGTSPNTVFRMKNLGVPSVSGGRRGDLLVTVRVNIGKPSSKEKKLLQQIAKLKNSRVVE, encoded by the coding sequence ATGGCTCAGTCAAGAAAAGATTATTATGAGATTCTCGGAGTCTCTCGAAACGCTTCCGATGAAGACATAAGAAAGGCCTACAGGAAACTGGTCAAGGAATGGCATCCAGACGCCTATAAGGGATCCAGCAAGAAGGATGCAGAATCGAAGTTTAAAGAAATCCAGGAGGCGTATGAGGTTCTCTCCGACAAGGAAAAGAGGGCAATGTTCGACCGTTTCGGATATGTCGGCGACCCCGCTTCCTTCAGTCGCGGTTCGGGAAGGACACCGGGAAATGCCGGAGGAAATTTTGACGAAGTCTTTGGAGATTTTCAGGATGTCTTCGACGTCTTTTTTGGAGGAAGCAGGTCCGGTGCCAGTAACAGATCGCAAGGACCGCGAGCAGTTAGGGGAGAGGATATTCACGCCTCGGTCGTTATTGAGCTGAGGGACGTAATCCTTGGAAAGAAAGTAGTTCTCGAGTACGACAGGAACAAGGTCTGTCAGAGCTGCGACGGAACGGGCGCAGAGGGTGGTACAAGTTATAGAACCTGTCCCACGTGTAACGGCAGCGGTTATGTAAAGGATGAGCATAGATCATTCTTTGGGATATTCAGCAACACCCATGCCTGCAACACCTGCAATGGTTCAGGGAGAATAATAGACAAGCGATGCGGTGTATGCGGTGGAAGAGGCTACGAGAAGGAGAGACACAAGGTCAGTGTAACGATTCCCGCGGGTGTTGAAAATGGCGCAACTTTGAGGATAGGCGGTCACGGAAATGCCGGACAGAATGGAGGCCCGTACGGCGATCTTTATGTCAGTGTAAGAGTCGAAATGCCGACTGAGTTCAGGCGTAGCGGGAATGACCTTTATGTCAGCAAAGAGATAGACTACGTTGAAGCTGCTCTGGGTACGACCACAGAGGTTCCGCTTCCTGAGGGAGGAACGGAGACTCTCAAAGTCCCGGCGGGGACAAGTCCCAACACGGTCTTCAGAATGAAGAATCTAGGCGTTCCCAGTGTATCTGGGGGTAGGCGCGGAGATCTCCTGGTAACTGTAAGAGTCAATATTGGCAAACCTTCAAGCAAGGAGAAGAAACTTCTCCAGCAAATTGCAAAGCTCAAGAATTCGAGGGTTGTAGAGTGA
- a CDS encoding nucleotide exchange factor GrpE has translation MTQAENEKNLEEIKNEVDGRKRPEENEIQESGTHEESEIEEIKEGQQEKDKQANGAVEESEIDESEVLKNEIKALKEENARLRAEFINYRNALIRESEESSRRHREKMILRLIDIYDNLGRALENAEDSSEGLVSGIRLIHKSIERLMFDEGLSLILPEIGKPFDPFSHEVEETVSSNDVPDMAVFGVVESGYKLNGKVLKPARVVVAVNNSSKFE, from the coding sequence ATGACGCAAGCCGAAAATGAAAAGAATCTTGAAGAAATTAAGAATGAAGTCGATGGGAGAAAAAGACCGGAAGAGAACGAGATACAGGAATCCGGAACTCATGAAGAATCGGAAATAGAAGAAATCAAGGAAGGCCAGCAAGAGAAGGATAAACAGGCAAATGGCGCTGTGGAGGAGTCTGAGATAGACGAGTCGGAGGTCTTGAAGAATGAGATAAAAGCTCTTAAGGAAGAAAACGCTAGACTTAGAGCGGAATTCATCAACTACAGAAATGCTCTGATTCGTGAGTCGGAAGAGAGTTCAAGGAGGCATAGGGAGAAGATGATTCTCAGGCTCATAGATATATACGATAATCTTGGGCGTGCCCTGGAAAACGCAGAAGATTCAAGCGAGGGACTCGTCTCGGGTATAAGATTGATTCACAAATCTATCGAGCGGCTCATGTTTGACGAAGGGCTGTCCCTTATTCTTCCCGAGATCGGTAAGCCTTTTGATCCCTTTTCCCATGAGGTTGAGGAGACCGTTTCTTCAAACGATGTTCCGGACATGGCCGTGTTTGGTGTTGTGGAAAGTGGATACAAACTGAATGGCAAGGTTCTCAAGCCTGCTAGAGTCGTTGTTGCCGTAAACAACTCTTCCAAGTTCGAATGA
- the hrcA gene encoding heat-inducible transcriptional repressor HrcA translates to MSKKRTGGPELNPRQIRVLYCVSREYISSGKPVSSKQVLEHSNLKFSSATVRNDMRKLEFLGYIYQPHTSAGRVLTDKGLRFYLDSVRTITEDLRESNVAIAIRQTSVVGDVEHLLQGMTRILARAVSGFVVIEKPKFDSLLVNSVAISKITDGYLNVSIVTDLGVSLNTTVFVGTSDFDIASFQKYLNMAVVGKTIGEIRKGIKNVELRYDQWHDRRLQDIIQFLQSIFEKENEEKYYRYGLEFIISNDHLDSSDISGLVRSVENPKNLELLLSSFGEFDDYRVFIGDEVGRDELKNFAVFASPYTRKNEKIGYVFIISPKLTYYEKINAYLNFSINRLSEVFSNR, encoded by the coding sequence GTGTCGAAAAAACGAACAGGTGGCCCAGAACTGAATCCCAGGCAGATAAGGGTGCTCTACTGCGTTTCTAGAGAATACATTTCTTCTGGAAAACCTGTGAGTTCTAAACAGGTTCTGGAGCACTCTAATCTCAAGTTCAGTTCTGCAACAGTAAGAAATGATATGAGAAAACTTGAGTTTCTAGGATATATATACCAGCCCCATACCTCTGCGGGCCGTGTTCTGACGGACAAGGGGCTGAGGTTCTACCTTGATTCGGTAAGAACTATCACGGAAGACCTCCGGGAAAGTAATGTTGCGATCGCCATAAGGCAGACAAGCGTTGTTGGGGATGTGGAGCATCTCTTGCAGGGGATGACAAGGATACTTGCTCGTGCCGTGTCGGGATTTGTGGTGATAGAGAAGCCTAAGTTTGACAGCTTACTTGTTAACAGTGTAGCGATTTCAAAGATAACCGACGGCTACCTCAATGTGTCAATAGTCACCGATTTGGGAGTCAGTCTTAACACGACTGTTTTTGTAGGAACCAGCGATTTCGATATTGCCAGTTTTCAGAAGTACTTAAATATGGCCGTTGTAGGAAAGACAATCGGTGAGATAAGAAAAGGAATCAAGAATGTAGAGCTTAGATACGACCAGTGGCACGACAGAAGATTGCAGGATATCATACAGTTCTTACAGAGCATATTCGAGAAGGAAAACGAAGAGAAGTACTACAGGTACGGTCTTGAGTTCATAATTTCGAACGACCATCTCGATTCTTCAGATATCTCTGGGCTGGTAAGATCTGTGGAAAATCCGAAGAATCTTGAGTTGTTACTGAGTTCCTTTGGCGAATTCGATGATTACAGGGTCTTCATTGGCGATGAAGTGGGCAGGGATGAGCTCAAGAACTTCGCAGTATTTGCTTCCCCATACACAAGAAAAAATGAGAAGATAGGATATGTCTTCATTATTTCGCCAAAACTTACCTACTACGAGAAGATAAACGCGTACTTGAACTTTTCAATAAATAGATTATCAGAGGTTTTTTCGAATAGATAG
- a CDS encoding UDP-N-acetylmuramoyl-L-alanyl-D-glutamate--2,6-diaminopimelate ligase, protein MRLSQVIELLGNSVLQVVNPGNIDPEFDHIESDSRVLREKNLFICIKGTSFDSHLIARELQRKGAVALIAEMPIEDEEVSVPVVYVKSSRFVEALLTMEEYSHPYRKLTTIGVTGTNGKTTITTLIYHVLSSFERKASLIGTVRNVVGERIYSNPKNTTPGPVELAKLLQLSAKMKSEYFIMEVSSHSLSMNRVEGMRFDVGIISNVTRDHLDFHPTFDDYYRSKMRMFSLLKSNGIAIVNGDKVNIADIHIARNRITTYGFGDESDYRIENLDISRTGMDFTIQTPYGSSHRIYSRLIGEHNAYNIAAAIAALNSLNYDLDHIAKAISAFGGVPGRFEFVEEATKYGFDVVIDFAHTPDAMEKLLKTARRLTPGRLILVFGAGGSADKGKRPLMAEVSSKFSDVVILTSDDPKFDDPVEILQDLESGVDKFKPYLVIPDRREAISVALTLANRQDMVLIAGRGHEDFQILRDRKIPFNDKLVVKDILESKFRRHIKK, encoded by the coding sequence ATGAGGTTATCTCAGGTCATAGAACTCCTCGGCAACAGTGTTCTTCAGGTGGTGAATCCCGGCAACATCGATCCGGAATTTGATCATATTGAGAGTGACTCAAGGGTTCTTAGAGAGAAAAACCTCTTCATATGCATCAAGGGCACTAGTTTCGATTCACATCTGATTGCGAGGGAACTTCAGAGAAAGGGTGCAGTCGCTTTGATAGCTGAAATGCCGATAGAAGACGAGGAAGTGAGTGTTCCTGTTGTTTATGTGAAGAGTTCTCGTTTTGTTGAGGCATTGCTTACCATGGAAGAGTACAGCCATCCTTACAGAAAGCTAACCACTATCGGTGTAACAGGCACAAATGGGAAGACAACCATCACGACCCTGATCTACCATGTTCTCTCTTCGTTTGAGAGAAAGGCATCATTGATAGGCACGGTGAGAAATGTTGTGGGTGAGCGTATTTACTCGAACCCGAAGAACACAACTCCCGGACCAGTTGAACTGGCGAAACTTCTTCAACTTTCGGCAAAGATGAAGAGCGAGTATTTTATTATGGAGGTCTCTTCTCACTCGCTTTCAATGAACAGGGTAGAGGGAATGCGCTTTGATGTTGGAATAATCAGCAACGTGACCAGAGATCACCTTGATTTTCATCCCACCTTCGACGACTACTACAGATCTAAAATGAGGATGTTCTCTTTGTTGAAGTCAAATGGAATCGCCATAGTAAATGGGGACAAAGTGAACATTGCAGACATTCACATCGCTAGAAATAGAATCACTACGTACGGTTTTGGCGATGAATCGGATTACAGGATCGAGAATCTGGACATTTCCCGAACGGGAATGGATTTCACGATACAGACTCCTTACGGCTCCTCGCACAGGATCTATTCGAGATTGATCGGGGAACACAATGCCTATAACATTGCGGCCGCCATTGCCGCTCTCAATTCACTTAATTACGACCTCGATCACATAGCCAAAGCGATCTCCGCATTTGGCGGCGTCCCCGGAAGATTCGAGTTTGTCGAGGAAGCAACAAAATACGGCTTCGATGTTGTAATTGACTTCGCACACACACCAGACGCTATGGAGAAACTCCTGAAGACGGCAAGGAGGCTGACTCCGGGAAGGTTGATTCTTGTCTTTGGAGCCGGTGGTTCGGCCGACAAAGGAAAGCGGCCGTTGATGGCAGAGGTCTCTTCGAAATTCAGTGACGTAGTTATTCTCACTTCCGACGATCCTAAGTTTGATGACCCTGTAGAAATTCTCCAGGATCTTGAAAGCGGCGTGGACAAGTTCAAGCCGTATCTGGTCATTCCCGACAGACGGGAGGCAATATCGGTTGCGCTTACGCTGGCGAACCGCCAGGATATGGTTTTGATAGCCGGACGCGGCCATGAAGACTTTCAGATTCTACGCGACAGAAAGATTCCCTTCAACGATAAACTTGTAGTGAAGGACATACTGGAGAGCAAGTTCCGGAGGCACATCAAGAAGTGA
- a CDS encoding UDP-N-acetylmuramoyl-tripeptide--D-alanyl-D-alanine ligase, translated as MTSKSAVEEFLIQTEERRIALDSRRVSDGDVFVGLEGERVDGNDFVDEALSAGASLVFSNRSSANSRVITVDDTKELLMEAARAILFRSNLKSRIGITGSNGKTTTKEITSYLLSRLGKTFKTAGNLNTEIGLPLSLLENRRELLSSHYGVFEFGTSAKGDIKRLVDLVEPDLCVLLNVGTAHVGNFKHPKELLLEKLSIFDSSRLTKAILGGCDERLREFAAALSVETRLFGRDNSDFSIIDFSYDGCDTMLHFDCQGDRFARLRGIWSYGQLMDLGAAYLVALFEGLPEPSIFLNAFKLPFKDRFAVVSLHGITLISDFYNSSLESWESAMVSIEKLKHSRKIAVAGSILEQGEEETHTHVKLGKLLKSFDKTVLFNQDKAIEAASKNMEPSLVSSEIGEVASWLQRNVMPGDLVFFKASRAVALERVYESFLELIRNA; from the coding sequence GTGACATCGAAATCGGCGGTTGAAGAATTTTTGATTCAAACGGAAGAACGGCGGATAGCATTAGATTCAAGAAGAGTGTCGGACGGTGATGTCTTTGTGGGACTGGAGGGCGAACGGGTCGACGGCAACGACTTCGTTGACGAAGCCCTCTCGGCAGGAGCTTCTCTGGTTTTTTCGAACAGATCATCTGCGAACAGTAGAGTAATAACGGTTGACGATACGAAAGAACTGTTGATGGAAGCGGCAAGAGCAATTCTGTTTCGTTCAAACCTCAAGAGCAGGATCGGAATAACGGGTTCTAACGGGAAAACCACAACGAAGGAGATAACGTCGTACCTTCTTTCGAGACTTGGAAAGACCTTCAAAACGGCCGGCAATTTGAACACTGAAATAGGTCTGCCTTTGTCGCTGCTCGAAAACAGGAGGGAGCTTCTCTCATCTCACTACGGAGTCTTCGAATTTGGAACAAGTGCAAAGGGGGATATAAAGAGACTTGTCGATCTGGTGGAGCCCGATCTCTGCGTACTTCTAAACGTTGGGACAGCTCATGTAGGGAACTTCAAGCACCCGAAAGAACTGCTGCTGGAGAAGCTCTCGATATTCGACTCGAGCAGGCTTACCAAGGCAATACTGGGAGGGTGTGATGAAAGGCTTAGAGAGTTTGCTGCCGCCCTGTCGGTGGAAACACGCCTCTTTGGAAGAGACAACTCCGACTTTTCCATAATTGATTTCTCATACGACGGGTGCGACACGATGCTACACTTCGACTGTCAAGGCGATCGTTTTGCCAGGTTAAGAGGCATTTGGAGCTACGGCCAGCTTATGGATCTCGGTGCCGCCTATCTTGTGGCACTGTTTGAGGGCCTCCCCGAGCCTTCTATCTTCCTTAATGCCTTCAAACTGCCCTTCAAGGACAGATTTGCTGTCGTAAGCCTCCATGGGATCACCTTGATAAGTGATTTCTACAACAGCAGCCTCGAATCCTGGGAATCGGCAATGGTATCAATAGAGAAACTCAAGCACTCCAGAAAAATCGCAGTTGCAGGTTCAATACTTGAGCAGGGGGAAGAGGAGACGCATACTCACGTAAAACTTGGAAAACTCTTGAAGAGTTTCGACAAAACGGTCCTGTTCAACCAGGACAAAGCAATTGAAGCTGCTTCAAAGAATATGGAACCTTCCCTGGTCAGCAGCGAAATTGGAGAAGTGGCTTCCTGGCTCCAAAGAAACGTAATGCCCGGAGACCTGGTCTTCTTCAAAGCCTCCAGAGCTGTCGCTCTTGAGAGAGTTTACGAATCTTTTCTGGAGCTGATTAGAAATGCATAG
- a CDS encoding phospho-N-acetylmuramoyl-pentapeptide-transferase, with protein sequence MHREALSFLLAFLLSALAIEPFKRYQRRKKIGQYIREEGPDLHNYKTGTPTAAGIIFLPIALAVALIFAFSVEILIVILSGVLFGIIGLVDDISKIVKKNASGLSGRKKLMLQLLSASIIVFLIQLVNPHTHIVIPLIGKIDFGFAYYPISAVIIAGMSNAVNLSDGVDGLAGSMYIFSLAPMLMLPAWQNGIIAPICGALAGFLWHNWFPATVFMGDTGSIGLGGMIAVMFSVDGREGYLLFFGMMFLVEMFSVIIQVFSFKTFGKRVFKMSPIHHHFELSNWKESKIAFRFSLIAFIGAVFGLLTW encoded by the coding sequence ATGCATAGAGAAGCCCTCTCCTTTCTTCTGGCGTTCCTGTTGAGCGCACTTGCCATCGAACCCTTCAAAAGATATCAGAGAAGAAAGAAGATCGGTCAGTATATTCGAGAGGAAGGGCCGGATCTCCACAATTACAAAACCGGAACGCCTACCGCGGCGGGGATCATTTTTCTTCCGATTGCGCTTGCTGTAGCCTTGATCTTTGCCTTCAGTGTCGAGATCTTGATCGTGATACTCTCCGGCGTACTCTTTGGCATTATAGGACTTGTAGACGACATTTCAAAGATCGTTAAGAAGAACGCGTCGGGCCTGAGCGGCAGAAAGAAACTGATGCTGCAGTTGTTGTCTGCCTCGATAATTGTCTTTCTCATTCAGCTTGTCAATCCGCACACTCATATAGTGATTCCCCTTATAGGGAAGATCGACTTCGGTTTTGCCTACTATCCGATCTCGGCAGTAATAATTGCTGGAATGAGCAACGCAGTGAACCTCTCGGATGGAGTTGACGGACTGGCAGGTTCGATGTACATTTTCTCGCTGGCTCCGATGCTTATGCTTCCGGCTTGGCAGAACGGAATAATCGCACCAATTTGCGGTGCTCTCGCCGGGTTTCTATGGCACAACTGGTTTCCAGCCACTGTTTTTATGGGAGATACCGGATCGATCGGACTGGGTGGAATGATCGCTGTTATGTTTTCCGTGGACGGCCGAGAGGGCTATCTCCTCTTCTTCGGTATGATGTTCCTTGTCGAGATGTTCAGCGTCATCATCCAAGTCTTTTCCTTCAAAACCTTTGGGAAGAGGGTGTTCAAGATGTCTCCCATACATCATCACTTTGAACTTTCAAATTGGAAAGAAAGTAAAATCGCCTTCAGATTTTCGTTGATCGCTTTCATTGGAGCAGTCTTTGGACTGCTCACCTGGTAG
- the murD gene encoding UDP-N-acetylmuramoyl-L-alanine--D-glutamate ligase has protein sequence MLKGKIGFVGFGISNQELLTTFVEERSPLSLFVSDSGAIAEEAKTLMKEHSIEFEENGHTDKLFGCDSFVVSPGVSPFSEVGSRIIDSGKYFTTELEVSLDRLWSKPRGTVIGVTGTNGKSTTVTMLNHIISGKRRKVFQGGNLGDPLAGVAGEDFDYYVLEVSSFQLRWFAEEQKRFHLSAIINLGEDHLDYHKSLDDYFRSKLRLAKMTEGMTLLPEGILESHKEFLAGCRLRLFSMSDTGDYTFDREYLRISGVKFKTADLPYAGLHNFENTLVVLMISQLIGLSAEDVFQELRSYSFLSHRLQLVRELEGVKYYDDSKATNAHAVSAALRNFEPSKTILILGGQEKDETYVELIEQLGQLKHLVMMGTSMKTLSAKLQMRGIRFSNAGNMADAVSLSKRLAQDGDCVVLSPGGSSFDLYRNYGERGNHFREIVNALE, from the coding sequence ATGCTGAAAGGGAAGATCGGGTTCGTGGGATTCGGGATATCTAATCAAGAACTCCTAACTACGTTCGTTGAAGAAAGGAGTCCACTATCTCTGTTTGTTTCCGACAGCGGCGCTATAGCAGAAGAAGCAAAGACGCTCATGAAAGAGCATTCTATAGAATTTGAAGAAAATGGACATACCGATAAGCTGTTTGGCTGCGATTCTTTCGTCGTTTCACCCGGGGTTTCGCCTTTTTCCGAAGTGGGCAGTAGAATAATCGATTCGGGCAAGTACTTTACGACCGAGCTTGAAGTCTCTCTCGACAGATTGTGGTCAAAGCCCAGGGGAACCGTGATAGGTGTGACCGGAACAAACGGAAAATCGACAACCGTAACGATGTTGAACCACATCATCTCCGGAAAGAGGCGAAAGGTCTTTCAGGGAGGAAATCTGGGAGATCCTCTTGCGGGTGTCGCAGGCGAAGACTTCGATTACTACGTCCTCGAAGTCAGTTCCTTTCAGCTTCGGTGGTTTGCAGAGGAGCAAAAGCGTTTTCATCTCTCTGCGATCATTAATCTGGGAGAAGATCACCTCGACTATCATAAGAGCCTCGACGACTACTTCAGATCCAAGCTCCGGCTGGCAAAAATGACAGAAGGAATGACTCTTCTGCCAGAGGGGATTCTTGAGAGTCATAAAGAGTTTCTAGCCGGCTGCAGACTTCGTCTCTTTTCGATGTCGGACACGGGAGACTATACTTTCGACAGGGAATACTTGAGAATTTCCGGTGTAAAGTTCAAGACGGCAGATCTCCCATACGCCGGTCTACATAACTTCGAGAATACACTGGTAGTTCTGATGATCTCACAACTCATCGGCCTTTCGGCCGAAGATGTCTTCCAAGAGCTGAGAAGCTACTCTTTTCTCTCCCACAGGCTGCAGCTAGTAAGAGAGCTTGAAGGAGTGAAGTACTACGACGATTCGAAGGCGACCAACGCCCACGCAGTCAGCGCCGCTCTTAGAAATTTCGAACCGTCGAAGACAATTCTGATTCTCGGAGGCCAGGAGAAGGATGAGACATACGTCGAGTTGATCGAACAGCTAGGTCAACTGAAACACCTTGTCATGATGGGAACATCAATGAAGACTTTATCTGCTAAACTTCAGATGAGGGGAATACGCTTTTCTAATGCAGGGAATATGGCAGACGCAGTGTCCTTAAGCAAGAGGCTCGCCCAAGACGGCGACTGCGTAGTTCTGAGCCCGGGAGGGTCGAGCTTCGATCTTTACAGGAACTACGGAGAGAGAGGAAATCATTTCAGAGAGATAGTAAACGCATTGGAGTGA